The Achromobacter deleyi genome has a window encoding:
- a CDS encoding LysR family transcriptional regulator — MGHSSELQMVVELARAGGMSAAARELDVTPAAVSKRLAQIEARLGVRLFNRSTRRLSLTAEGEVYLESARRILGEIDDLDELIASRQASPRGLLKVNAPLGFGRSYIAPAIAEFAQKYPEVSLQLQLTDSPADFVRDAFDVAVRFGDLPDTSLIARKIAPNRRLVCASPAYLKAHGVPATPHDLTRHQCIVLRQNEAAYGLWRFTKGRRSETVKVRGNLSSNDGEVTLTWGLAGLGILQRAEWDLARYLRSGRLVRVLEDYALPQADIYAVFPERHHLSAKVRVFVDFLVGYFQEGTEGQW, encoded by the coding sequence TTGGGGCATTCCAGCGAACTTCAGATGGTTGTGGAGCTGGCGCGCGCCGGCGGCATGTCGGCGGCCGCGCGCGAGCTGGATGTCACGCCCGCCGCCGTCAGCAAACGGCTGGCGCAGATCGAGGCGCGGCTGGGCGTGCGGCTGTTCAACCGCAGCACGCGGCGCCTGAGCCTGACGGCCGAAGGCGAGGTCTACCTGGAGAGCGCCCGCCGCATCCTGGGCGAAATCGACGACCTGGACGAGCTGATCGCCAGCCGCCAGGCCAGTCCGCGCGGCCTGCTCAAGGTCAACGCGCCGCTGGGCTTTGGCCGCAGCTACATCGCGCCCGCCATCGCCGAATTCGCGCAGAAATATCCCGAGGTCTCGCTGCAATTGCAACTGACCGACAGCCCGGCCGACTTCGTGCGCGACGCCTTCGACGTGGCCGTGCGCTTCGGCGACCTGCCCGACACCAGCCTCATCGCGCGCAAGATCGCGCCGAACCGCCGCCTGGTCTGCGCGTCTCCCGCCTACCTGAAGGCGCACGGCGTGCCGGCCACGCCGCATGACCTCACGCGTCACCAATGCATAGTGCTGCGCCAGAACGAGGCCGCCTACGGCTTGTGGCGCTTTACCAAGGGGCGGCGCAGCGAAACCGTGAAAGTGCGCGGCAACCTCAGCAGCAACGATGGCGAGGTGACGCTGACCTGGGGGCTGGCCGGCCTGGGCATCCTGCAGCGGGCCGAATGGGACCTGGCCCGCTATCTGCGCAGCGGCCGGCTGGTGCGCGTGCTGGAGGACTACGCCTTGCCGCAGGCGGACATCTACGCCGTGTTCCCGGAACGGCACCACCTGTCCGCCAAGGTGCGGGTGTTCGTGGATTTCCTGGTGGGGTACTTCCAGGAAGGCACGGAAGGCCAGTGGTGA
- a CDS encoding AlkA N-terminal domain-containing protein: MDLNHNACYSAIQVRDARYDGRFFTAVKTTRIYCRPVCPARTPLSKNVTFYSTAAAAQEAGYHPCLRCRPETAPELGPGHELPDSVARALQLIELGALDEDGVDALAQRLGVGERQLRRQFRQHLGASPVAVAQTRRVLLAKQLIHETHLPMAEIAFAAGFGSIRRFNEIFLDLFGRAPGALRRSEKPEVSAGQHGEIKLLLRYRPPYDWDAMLGFLRLRAIPGIEQVTDDAYARTISLDGGQGTVTVRPGIGNALQATVRFPRLQALPAIIARLRRVFDLASDPAAIAAQFSQDPVMTALIQARPGLRVPGAWDGFELAMRAVLGQQITVVAAIRLAGKLVAAHGVPMARPDGALTHVFPLPQAVAAAELASLGMPRSRAATLSAVAAAAVADKHLFDAAGGLEEAVRRLRTIRGVGEWTAQYIALRQLREPDAFPFADIGLIRALEKLESRPYTPAQLLARSEAWRPWRAYAAQHLWAA; this comes from the coding sequence ATGGACCTGAACCACAACGCCTGCTACAGCGCCATCCAGGTGCGCGACGCCCGTTACGACGGCCGCTTCTTCACGGCGGTGAAGACCACGCGCATCTACTGCCGCCCGGTCTGCCCGGCGCGCACCCCCTTATCGAAGAACGTCACCTTCTACTCCACCGCCGCCGCCGCACAGGAAGCCGGCTACCACCCTTGCCTGCGATGCCGGCCGGAGACCGCGCCCGAGCTGGGTCCCGGGCACGAACTGCCGGACAGCGTGGCGCGCGCGCTGCAGCTGATCGAGCTGGGCGCGCTGGACGAGGACGGCGTGGACGCGCTGGCCCAGCGCCTGGGCGTGGGGGAACGGCAGCTGCGGCGCCAGTTCCGCCAGCATCTCGGCGCTTCGCCCGTGGCCGTCGCCCAGACGCGGCGGGTGCTGCTGGCCAAGCAGCTCATCCACGAGACGCATCTGCCGATGGCCGAGATCGCATTTGCGGCCGGCTTTGGCAGCATCCGCCGCTTCAACGAGATCTTCCTGGACCTCTTCGGGCGCGCGCCAGGCGCGTTGCGGCGCTCGGAAAAGCCCGAGGTGTCCGCGGGGCAGCACGGCGAGATCAAGCTGCTGCTGCGCTATCGCCCGCCCTACGATTGGGACGCCATGCTGGGCTTCCTGCGGCTGCGCGCCATTCCCGGCATCGAACAGGTCACGGACGACGCCTATGCGCGCACCATCAGCCTGGACGGCGGGCAGGGCACGGTGACGGTGCGGCCCGGCATCGGCAATGCGCTGCAGGCCACGGTGCGCTTTCCCCGGCTGCAGGCGCTGCCCGCCATCATTGCGCGCCTGCGCCGCGTCTTCGACCTGGCGAGCGATCCGGCCGCCATCGCCGCGCAGTTCTCCCAGGATCCCGTCATGACGGCGCTGATCCAGGCCAGGCCGGGCCTGCGCGTGCCGGGCGCCTGGGACGGATTCGAGCTCGCGATGCGCGCCGTGCTGGGCCAGCAGATCACGGTGGTTGCCGCGATCCGCCTGGCCGGCAAGCTGGTGGCCGCGCATGGCGTGCCGATGGCGCGCCCCGACGGCGCGCTGACGCATGTGTTCCCCCTGCCGCAAGCCGTGGCCGCCGCGGAACTGGCGTCCCTGGGCATGCCGCGCAGCCGCGCGGCGACGCTGTCGGCGGTCGCCGCGGCAGCCGTGGCGGACAAGCATCTGTTCGATGCCGCCGGCGGGCTGGAAGAGGCCGTGCGGCGCCTGCGCACGATCCGCGGCGTGGGGGAATGGACGGCGCAATACATCGCCTTGCGCCAGTTGCGCGAGCCGGACGCCTTTCCGTTCGCGGACATCGGCCTGATACGCGCGCTGGAGAAACTGGAATCGCGTCCGTACACGCCCGCGCAGTTGCTGGCCCGGTCCGAGGCGTGGCGTCCGTGGCGCGCCTACGCGGCGCAGCACCTGTGGGCGGCTTGA
- a CDS encoding methylated-DNA--[protein]-cysteine S-methyltransferase, whose translation MPVQTFALERVPTPIGRMLVLTDAQQRLRAVDWEDFESRMHTLLRRQYGKDAVELRDSIPPSAARRQLEAYFEGDVAAIADLPVALGGTEFQRQVWQALRGIESGTTVSYGALATRISRPSAVRAVGLANGANPVGIVIPCHRVIGANASLTGYGGGLHRKRWLLDHEAKWRAALPACGQTAGLSTSG comes from the coding sequence ATGCCGGTACAGACCTTTGCGCTAGAACGCGTGCCCACCCCCATCGGCCGGATGCTGGTGCTGACCGACGCGCAGCAGCGCCTGCGCGCCGTGGACTGGGAAGACTTCGAGTCGCGCATGCATACGCTGCTGCGCCGCCAGTACGGCAAGGACGCCGTCGAACTGCGCGACTCGATCCCGCCTTCCGCCGCCCGCCGCCAGCTGGAGGCCTACTTTGAAGGCGATGTCGCGGCCATCGCCGACTTGCCCGTGGCCCTGGGCGGCACGGAATTCCAGCGCCAGGTCTGGCAGGCGCTGCGCGGCATCGAAAGCGGCACCACCGTCAGCTACGGCGCGCTGGCCACGCGCATCTCGCGGCCCAGCGCGGTGCGCGCCGTGGGGCTGGCCAACGGCGCGAACCCCGTGGGCATCGTGATTCCATGCCACCGGGTGATCGGCGCCAACGCCTCGCTGACCGGCTACGGCGGAGGCCTGCATCGCAAGCGCTGGCTGCTCGACCACGAGGCGAAGTGGCGGGCGGCACTGCCAGCGTGCGGCCAGACAGCCGGACTTTCAACTTCAGGTTGA
- a CDS encoding tartrate dehydrogenase, which yields MKTYRIATIPGDGIGKEVIPAGQRVMQELAGQGGPRFEFQNFDWGGDYYRQHGVMMPADGLDALRDKDAILFGSAGDPDIADHITLWGLRLKICQGFDQYANVRPTRILPGIDAPLKRCTPEQLNWVIVRENSEGEYSGVGGRVHQGHPIEAATDVSIMTRAGVERILRFAFALAQSRPRKLLTVVTKSNAQRHAMVMWDEIALQVSREFPDVTWDKELVDAATARMVNRPATLDTIVATNLHADILSDLAAALAGSLGIAPTGNIDPERRYPSMFEPIHGSAFDIMGKGLANPVGTFWSVVMLLEHLGETQAAARLMQAIESVTADPALHTRDLGGNATTEQVTAAVCAKLAASAQAKAA from the coding sequence ATGAAAACCTATCGCATCGCAACCATACCCGGCGACGGCATCGGCAAGGAAGTGATTCCCGCCGGACAGCGCGTCATGCAGGAACTTGCCGGCCAGGGCGGCCCGCGCTTCGAGTTCCAGAACTTCGACTGGGGCGGCGACTACTACCGCCAGCACGGCGTCATGATGCCGGCAGACGGCCTGGACGCGCTGCGCGACAAGGACGCCATTCTGTTCGGCTCGGCGGGCGACCCGGACATCGCCGACCACATCACGCTCTGGGGCCTGCGGCTGAAGATCTGCCAGGGCTTTGACCAGTATGCCAACGTGCGTCCCACCCGTATCCTGCCCGGCATCGATGCCCCGCTCAAGCGCTGCACGCCCGAACAGCTGAACTGGGTGATCGTGCGCGAGAACTCCGAAGGCGAATACTCGGGGGTGGGCGGCCGCGTGCATCAGGGCCATCCGATCGAGGCCGCGACCGACGTGTCCATCATGACCCGCGCCGGAGTCGAGCGCATCCTGCGCTTCGCCTTCGCGCTTGCGCAGTCCCGGCCGCGCAAGCTGCTGACGGTGGTGACCAAGTCCAACGCGCAGCGCCACGCCATGGTGATGTGGGACGAGATCGCCCTGCAGGTCAGCCGCGAGTTTCCCGACGTGACCTGGGACAAGGAACTGGTGGACGCCGCCACAGCGCGCATGGTCAACCGGCCGGCGACGCTGGACACCATCGTGGCCACCAATCTGCACGCCGACATCCTGAGCGACCTGGCCGCTGCGCTGGCCGGCAGCCTGGGCATCGCGCCCACCGGCAACATCGATCCCGAGCGACGCTATCCCTCCATGTTCGAGCCCATCCACGGCTCCGCCTTCGACATCATGGGCAAGGGCCTGGCCAATCCGGTGGGCACCTTCTGGTCGGTGGTCATGTTGCTGGAGCATCTGGGCGAAACGCAAGCCGCCGCCCGTCTCATGCAAGCGATCGAAAGCGTGACCGCCGATCCGGCGCTGCATACCCGCGATCTGGGCGGCAACGCGACCACCGAGCAAGTCACCGCGGCGGTCTGCGCCAAGCTGGCGGCCTCGGCGCAAGCCAAGGCCGCCTAG
- a CDS encoding Bug family tripartite tricarboxylate transporter substrate binding protein, producing MHKKAVSARALAFACLLGLPFAGGAQAQSYPARPVSLIVPFPAGGTTDVLARALGQELAKSLGQPVVVENKPGAGSTLGADYVAKAAPDGYTLLMGAVHHTIATSVYKSLHYDFQKDFAPVTTVALVPNVLVINPKLEARDVQSLLKLAQAAPGKLTYGSNGMGTGQHLIGAQFERAGHVQLLHVPYKGSGPLTTDLLGGQIDMSFDTITPVLAHIQSGKLRALAVTTNQRSAALPDVPTMEEAGLKPFNMGTWFGVLAPAAAPKEVVDRLNTEMVKIIRSPDFSRRMAEIGAVPIGDSPAEMKARIGADTENYAKLVKDAKVAIN from the coding sequence ATGCATAAGAAAGCCGTTTCCGCGCGCGCCCTGGCGTTCGCCTGCCTGCTGGGCCTGCCCTTCGCGGGCGGGGCGCAGGCGCAGTCCTATCCGGCGCGACCGGTCAGCCTGATCGTGCCGTTCCCGGCCGGCGGCACCACGGATGTGCTGGCCCGCGCGCTGGGGCAGGAACTGGCCAAGAGCCTGGGCCAGCCGGTGGTGGTGGAGAACAAGCCGGGCGCGGGATCCACGCTGGGCGCGGACTACGTCGCCAAGGCGGCGCCGGACGGCTACACGCTGCTGATGGGCGCGGTCCATCACACGATCGCCACCAGCGTCTACAAGAGCCTGCATTACGACTTCCAGAAGGACTTCGCGCCGGTGACCACGGTGGCGCTGGTGCCCAATGTGCTGGTGATCAATCCCAAGCTGGAAGCCCGCGACGTGCAGTCGCTGCTCAAGCTGGCCCAGGCGGCGCCGGGCAAGCTGACCTATGGCTCCAACGGCATGGGCACGGGCCAGCACCTGATCGGCGCGCAATTCGAGCGCGCGGGCCATGTGCAACTGCTGCATGTGCCCTACAAGGGCAGCGGCCCCCTGACGACGGATCTGCTGGGCGGCCAGATCGACATGTCGTTCGACACCATCACGCCGGTGCTCGCGCATATCCAGAGCGGCAAGCTGCGGGCGCTGGCCGTCACCACCAATCAGCGCTCGGCCGCGCTGCCGGACGTGCCCACGATGGAAGAGGCCGGCCTGAAGCCCTTCAACATGGGCACCTGGTTCGGCGTGCTGGCGCCGGCGGCGGCGCCCAAGGAAGTGGTGGACCGGCTGAACACCGAGATGGTGAAGATCATCCGGTCGCCGGATTTCTCGCGGCGCATGGCGGAGATCGGCGCGGTGCCGATCGGCGATTCGCCGGCCGAGATGAAGGCGCGCATCGGCGCGGACACCGAGAACTACGCCAAGCTGGTCAAGGACGCGAAGGTCGCGATCAACTGA
- a CDS encoding phosphatase PAP2 family protein yields MDFLESFNQSLFLLINADPATPAWQIHAAMLVANQLILLVPGALAAVWLWGGAAQRSLMLKALASIAVALFASYLFGALWPHPRPFSIGLGHAFFPHKATASFPSNHTIIIATFAFALILDRRWAGWGWLALAGAALVGASRVYLGVHFPLDILGGLALAPVAAALTAPAWRRAGEPLTSAAQGLYRKVLARPIARGWIRA; encoded by the coding sequence ATGGATTTCCTGGAAAGCTTCAACCAGTCCCTGTTTCTTCTGATCAATGCCGATCCGGCCACCCCGGCATGGCAGATCCACGCCGCCATGCTGGTGGCCAACCAGCTGATCCTGCTGGTGCCGGGCGCGCTGGCCGCCGTCTGGCTGTGGGGCGGCGCCGCGCAACGCAGCCTGATGCTCAAGGCGCTGGCCAGCATCGCCGTGGCGCTGTTTGCCAGCTATCTGTTTGGCGCGCTGTGGCCGCATCCGCGGCCGTTCTCCATCGGCCTGGGACACGCCTTCTTCCCGCACAAGGCGACGGCCTCGTTCCCCAGCAACCACACCATCATCATCGCCACATTCGCGTTCGCGCTGATACTGGACCGGCGCTGGGCCGGCTGGGGCTGGCTGGCCCTGGCCGGCGCCGCCCTGGTCGGCGCGTCGCGCGTCTACCTGGGCGTGCACTTCCCGCTGGATATCCTGGGCGGCCTGGCGCTGGCGCCCGTGGCCGCCGCCCTGACCGCGCCGGCATGGCGCCGCGCGGGCGAGCCGCTGACCTCGGCGGCCCAGGGCCTGTACCGCAAGGTGCTGGCGCGGCCGATCGCGCGCGGCTGGATCCGCGCCTGA
- the arsC gene encoding arsenate reductase (glutaredoxin) (This arsenate reductase requires both glutathione and glutaredoxin to convert arsenate to arsenite, after which the efflux transporter formed by ArsA and ArsB can extrude the arsenite from the cell, providing resistance.) — MSDVTIYHNPKCGTSRNTLAMIRNAGIEPQVVLYLETPPSRATLKALFKQAGISVRDALREKGTPYLELGLDDVSLPEDALLDAIEQHPILLNRPFVATPLGARLCRPSELVLDILPAPQQGAFTKEDGEAVIDAEGKRIQK; from the coding sequence ATGTCCGACGTAACCATCTATCACAACCCCAAGTGCGGCACCTCCCGCAACACCCTGGCCATGATCCGCAATGCCGGCATCGAGCCGCAGGTTGTGCTGTATCTGGAAACGCCGCCCTCGCGCGCGACCTTGAAGGCGCTGTTCAAGCAGGCCGGCATCAGCGTGCGCGACGCGCTGCGCGAGAAGGGCACGCCCTATCTGGAACTGGGCCTGGACGATGTGTCCCTGCCGGAAGATGCGCTGCTGGACGCCATCGAGCAGCACCCCATCCTGCTGAACCGTCCCTTTGTGGCCACGCCGCTGGGCGCGCGCCTGTGCCGGCCGTCCGAACTGGTGCTGGACATCCTGCCGGCCCCGCAGCAAGGCGCATTCACGAAGGAAGACGGCGAGGCCGTCATCGACGCCGAAGGCAAACGCATCCAGAAGTAA